A stretch of the Neodiprion lecontei isolate iyNeoLeco1 chromosome 4, iyNeoLeco1.1, whole genome shotgun sequence genome encodes the following:
- the LOC124294084 gene encoding dnaJ homolog subfamily C member 21-like → MKCHYEVLGVSRDASDDDLKKAYRKLALKCHPDKNFDNTEDAKEQFQIVQRAWEVLNDPQERAWYDNHREAILKGGIGGNYKDDSIDLFQYFTTSCYEGYGDGEKEFYTVYGKVFEQLTAEESEFCKEEDLDDKVSGFGNSTSSYHDVHKFYAYWQSYSTKRSFAWLDTYDIRDTPNRRALRLAEKENKKIRDKAKKERNEQVRNLVAFVRKRDKRVKAHAKILAERAKENTEKTQERRKQQLIQRQKELESYTEPEWSKFSNIEQDLKVIEANLAAEFGEELTSNIDSKDADDTDSNTLYCVACSKIYKTRKAFANHENSKKHDDNVSTMIASFLADENMEFECSIRNENIDVNANGNQRSTSNEEMISDSESSSTSEKNTNKLVKKKGVELATGPEPEAFLVVIKIHDNINILIPECTLISAQENELDNPVLDMTEKSRKSKKKKRKNVQKVILEQTTDDEQELDAHFGWSKKQRRKQKQKEATLDNKYHTVPETIDNFTKGNKVNFDDTDLSFEVDARLLTQSTKKSKGKRAKEARRIQKLSSDESRRKDKKEKKREGSWEESVLDLYHLCILCGVDYLIKNELYDHFAETGHFIHIRNLPKNEMAILVWTPEF, encoded by the exons ATGAAGTGCCACTACGAAGTACTCGGCGTTTCGAGAGATGCGTCAGAcgacgatttgaaaaaagcgTACAGAAAACTAGCACTGAAATGCCATCCTGATAAGAATTTCGACAATACTGAAGATGCTAAAgaacaatttcaaatcgtCCAACGAGCATGGGAGGTCTTAAATGATCCGCAAGAACGAGCCTGGTATGACAATCACCGAGAAGCCATTTTGAAAGGAGGGATAGGAGGGAATTACAAAGATGATTCGATCGATTTGTTCCAATACTTTACTACGAGCTGTTATGAGGGCTATGGCGATGgcgaaaaagaattttacacggtttatggaaaagtttttgaacAACTGACTGCTGAAGAATCAGAGTTTTGTAAAGAAGAAGATTTGGACGATAAAGTATCTGGTTTTGGGAATTCCACTAGCTCATATCACGATGTTCACAAATTTTATGCATATTGGCAAAGCTATTCGACTAAGAGGTCATTTGCTTGGCTAGATACATACGATATTCGTGATACCCCAAACAGACGTGCTTTAAGATTGGCAGAAAAGGAGAACAAGAAAATTAGAGATAAGGCTAAAAAAGAACGCAATGAACAAGTTCGGAACCTTGTAGCATTTGTTCGCAAGCGTGATAAACGAGTTAAAGCGCATGCAAAAATCCTGGCAGAAAGAGCTAAAGAAAATACCGAAAAAACACAAGAACGGAGAAAGCAACAACTGATCCAGAGACAAAAAGAACTGGAAAGTTATACTGAGCCAGAATGGTCAAAGTTTTCTAATATCGAACAAGATTTAAAGGTTATTGAAGCAAATCTTGCTGCTGAGTTTGGAGAGGAATTAACTTCAAATATAGATTCTAAAGATGCCGATGATACGGATAGTAACACCCTGTATTGCGTTGCTTGCAGCAAAATATACAAGACACGGAAAGCATTTGCGAATCACGAAAATTCCAAGAAACACGACGATAATGTTTCAACCATGATAGCCTCCTTCTTGGCTGATGAAAATATGGAATTTGAATGCAGTATTCGAAA TGAGAATATTGATGTGAATGCGAATGGCAACCAGCGAAGTACATCAAATGAAGAAATGATTTCGGATAGTGAATCAAGTTctacaagtgaaaaaaatacaaataagcttgtgaaaaaaaaaggtgttgAACTAGCCACAGGCCCAGAACCGGAAGCCTTTCTTGTAGTAATTAAAATACACGATAACATAAATATACTGATTCCTGAATGTACATTGATATCAGCCCAAGAGAACGAGCTTGACAACCCAGTGTTAGATATGACAGAAAAATCTCGCaaaagtaagaagaagaagcgtaaaaatgttcaaaaagtCATTCTTGAACAAACAACCGACGATGAGCAAGAACTAGATGCTCATTTTGGGTGGTCCAAGAAACAGCgaaggaaacaaaaacaaaaggaagCAACTCTTGACAACAAATATCACACTGTCCCAGAAACGATTGACAATTTTACTAAAGGCaacaaagtaaattttgacGATACTGACTTGAGCTTTGAAGTAGATGCCAGATTATTAActcaaagtacaaaaaaatctaAAGGTAAGAGAGCAAAGGAAGCAAGAAGAATTCAGAAGTTAAGCTCTGATGAGAGCAGACGCAAGgacaagaaggaaaaaaagagagaagggTCATGGGAAGAAAGCGTTCTGGATTTATATCACTTGTGTATTTTATGTGGAGTAGACTATCTAATCAAGAATGAATTATATGATCATTTTGCGGAGACTGGTCATTTTATCCATATCCGGAATTTACCAAAGAATGAgat GGCTATTCTGGTTTGGACGCCCGAATTTTAG